In the Oncorhynchus nerka isolate Pitt River linkage group LG2, Oner_Uvic_2.0, whole genome shotgun sequence genome, one interval contains:
- the LOC115129658 gene encoding protein S100-B-like yields the protein MTDLESSLATIMEVFHRYTEKEGDKHKLKKSELKDMINEELPALTGQVKDQATMDSLMESLDTDGDSELDFQEFMTFITMVTVCCHDFGEHHEDE from the exons ATGACTGACCTGGAGAGTTCACTGGCCACCATCATGGAGGTGTTCCACAGGTacacagagaaagaaggagacaaGCACAAACTGAAGAAAAGTGAACTGAAAGACATGATCAATGAGGAGCTGCCAGCCCTTACAGGG CAAGTAAAGGACCAGGCCACTATGGACAGTTTGATGGAGAGCCTGGACACGGACGGAGACTCGGAATTGGACTTCCAAGAGTTCATGACATTTATCACCATGGTAACTGTCTGTTGCCATGATTTCGGCGAGCACCATGAAGACGAGTAG